The following coding sequences lie in one Rutidosis leptorrhynchoides isolate AG116_Rl617_1_P2 chromosome 6, CSIRO_AGI_Rlap_v1, whole genome shotgun sequence genomic window:
- the LOC139851483 gene encoding rho GDP-dissociation inhibitor 1-like has product MEGVKGAEAGTSSEPSSSLVKADMKNKQTDEYTENPSNTIRVYEHEHDDDEHEHEHDQHQEAFSKFVPGPLLPLKDQLEKDKDDESLRRWKEKLLGCVESDLNGQKDPEVKFHSIAIISKDAGEITISLPVKESQSGRPLFTLREGVQYRIKPTFTVLHNIVSGLTYISTAWKGGVQVDRVKGMLGTFAPQKDAYVELLDEETAPSGIFARGLYTAKLRFEDDDKRCHLELDFSFEIKKKS; this is encoded by the exons ATGGAAGGAGTAAAGGGAGCAGAAGCAGGAACATCATCTGAACCGTCTTCTTCACTTGTTAAAGCTGATATGAAGAACAAACAAACAGATGAATATACAGAAAACCCTTCAAATACAATTAGGGTTTATGAACATGAGCATGATGATGATGAGCATGAACATGAACATGATCAACATCAAGAGGCTTTCTCTAAATTTGTTCCTGGCCCTCTTCTTCCTCTCAAGGACCAGCTTGAAAAAGACAAG GACGATGAGAGTTTAAGGCGGTGGAAAGAGAAGTTGCTTGGCTGTGTTGAAAGTGATTTAAATg GGCAAAAAGATCCCGAAGTTAAATTCCACTCGATAGCAATCATATCAAAAGACGCCGGGGAGATCACAATATCATTACCGGTCAAAGAAAGTCAAAGTGGTCGCCCCCTCTTTACACTTAGAGAAGGAGTTCAATATCGGATTAAGCCAACATTCACGGTTCTTCACAACATTGTTTCGGGTCTCACTTATATCAGTACGGCATGGAAAGGAGGAGTCCAAG TGGATCGAGTTAAAGGAATGTTGGGCACATTTGCACCCCAAAAGGATGCATACGTTGAACTCTTAGATGAGGAGACTGCGCCATCTGGCATTTTTGCTAGAGGACTATATACAGCAAAGCTGAGG TTTGAAGATGATGATAAGAGGTGTCATTTGGAGCTTGATTTTTCTTTTGAGATCAAGAAGAAAAGTTAG
- the LOC139851481 gene encoding phospholipid--sterol O-acyltransferase-like translates to MNSVIKLLAVVFVIVGISKVTTVVNGGQFNEDNTKLSGIIIPGFASTQLRAWSILDCPYSPLDFNPLDLVWLDSTKLLSAMNCWLKCMMLDPYNQTDHPECKSRPDSGLSAITELDPGVITGPLSSVWKEWVKWCIEFGIEANAIIAVPYDWRLAPSKLEERDLYFHKLKLTFETALKLRGGPSIVFAHSLGNNVFRYFLEWLKLEIAPKNYIQWLDDHIYAYFAVGSPLLGSVQTVEATLSGFTFGLPVPEGTARLMFNSFGSSLWMSPFSEHCRSENEYSKHFSGGTRKKHHVYHCDELEYRLNYSGFPTNIINIEIPSVLEAYPSFGDEMQANLSNFERVVPTQLSFSAREIADGTFFKAIEDFDPDSKRLLYQLEKLYHGDPVLNPLTPWERPPLKNIFCIYGVDSRTEVGYYFAPSGKPYPDNWIITDVVYEFEGSLYTRSGNLIEGNPGTASGDETVPYYSLSYCKNWLGPKVNITRTPQTEHEGDDMQMHLDVEHHHGADIIPNMTRSPRVKYITYYEDSESLPGQRTAVWELDKANHRNIVRSPVVMREIWLEMWHDIHPEKKSKFVTKAKRGPLRDEDCYWDYGKARCAWPKYCEYRYVFGDVHLGQSCRVKSSSADLLLNYV, encoded by the exons ATGAACAGTGTTATTAAGCTTCTCGCCGTCGTGTTCGTCATCGTTGGAATTTCAAAAGTAACAACCGTCGTAAACGGCGGCCAATTCAATGAAGATAACACAAAGCTATCAGGAATAATAATACCAGGATTTGCGTCAACTCAGCTAAGAGCTTGGTCTATTTTGGATTGTCCTTACTCACCTCTTGATTTCAATCCTCTCGATTTAGTCTGGCTCGATAGCACCAAA TTACTTTCTGCAATGAATTGCTGGCTTAAATGCATGATGTTGGATCCTTATAATCAAACAGATCACCCCGAGTGCAAGTCCCGCCCAGACAGTGGTCTTTCTGCCATCACCGAGCTTGACCCAGGTGTAATAACAG GCCCTCTTTCATCGGTTTGGAAAGAATGGGTTAAATGGTGCATCGAATTTGGAATCGAGGCAAATGCTATTATTGCTGTTCCGTATGATTGGAGACTCGCACCATCAAAGCTTGAGGAGCGGGATTTGTATTTCCACAAGCTAAA GCTTACGTTTGAAACAGCTCTTAAACTTCGTGGTGGTCCATCCATAGTATTTGCCCATTCACTGGGTAACAATGTTTTCCGGTACTTTCTAGAATGGTTGAAGCTAGAAATCGCCCCCAAAAATTATATCCAATGGCTAGATGATCACATCTATGCCTACTTTGCTGTTG GGTCTCCTCTTCTTGGTTCGGTTCAGACAGTTGAAGCAACACTCTCTGGATTCACATTTGGTCTTCCTGTACCCGAG GGTACAGCTCGATTAATGTTCAATTCATTTGGCTCTTCACTATGGATGTCACCTTTTTCTGAACATTGTCGGAGTGAAAATGAGTACTCAAAGCATTTTTCTGGCGGGACCCGAAAGAAACACCATGTTTATCACTGTGATGAACTTGAATATCGGTTAAATTATTCTGGATTTCCTACTAACATAATCAATATCGAGATCCCCTCCGTTTTAG AAGCTTATCCATCATTCGGAGATGAAATGCAGGCCAATTTGTCTAACTTTGAACGTGTAGTACCTACTCAATTATCTTTCTCTGCTCGAGAAATAGCAGATGGGACATTTTTCAAAGCGATAGAGGATTTTGATCCTGATAGCAAACGGCTCCTTTACCAATTAGAAAA GTTATATCATGGTGATCCGGTTTTAAATCCTTTGACGCCTTGGGAGAGACCACCTTTAAAGAACATCTTTTGTATATATGGAGTAGATTCGAGAACAGAG GTTGGTTACTATTTTGCACCGAGTGGCAAACCTTACCCTGACAACTGGATTATTACTGATGTTGTATATGAATTTGAAGGATCTTTGTATACCAG GTCTGGGAATTTGATTGAAGGAAATCCTGGTACTGCTAGTGGTGATGAGACG GTACCATATTATTCTCTTTCGTATTGCAAGAATTGGTTGGGACCAAAAGTAAATATAACAAGAACTCCTCAG ACAGAGCATGAAGGGGATGACATGCAAATGCATCTGGATGTCGAACACCATCATGGGGCTGACATAATTCCGAATATGACAAGGTCACCTCGGGTTAAGTATATAACGTATTATGAAGATTCTGAAAGTCTTCCGGGACAAAGAACTGCAGTTTGGGAGCTTGATAAAG CAAATCATAGGAATATTGTGAGATCCCCGGTTGTCATGAGGGAGATATGGCTTGAAATGTGGCATGATATTCATCCTGAGAAGAAATCAAAATTTGTTACCAAAG CTAAGCGTGGACCTTTGAGAGATGAAGACTGTTATTGGGATTATGGGAAAGCTCGTTGTGCCTGGCCTAAGTATTGTGAATACAG ATATGTATTTGGAGATGTTCACTTGGGTCAAAGTTGCAGAGTTAAAAGTTCCTCAGCTGATCTCCTTCTGAATTATGTATAA